TCCTGACCTTGTTGATTTTTCCCCAAATTTCAAACATTCATCTAAGAGAGAGATCAGGTGAGGATTGAAATTGCAACCCAAAAGCTTCGAATTGCAACCCAGATCTTCAAATCACACCCTAATATGTTCGAATCACAGCCTAGAATGTTCAAATCCCAACCCGGAGAATCCCTAATATTCATATATGCGGCTGTGTAGGCTTGTTGTATTTGTGCTTTTTTCTGCACTATTGGCTCGGGTGTTTTTCAATGTGTATGTGGTTACTGGTTAGAAGTTTTCAATATTACAGGTGTTTCTGTATGTGAGTTTTGGTTGTATGCTTACTTGGAGCGTGATTTGGGATTGTAGGAAAATTTAAAATCACGTTGCTTGATTTCATTATCTTGTTGCTTGACTTCACTATATGGCTTCGATTGTTAACAAGGAACGTGATTTCTTACTGGTGTGTTTTTGTATGTGGGTTTTGGTTGTATGCTTACTTGGAATTGGAAAAGCTTGACTCCAAGAATTGATTCAATAAAGCTTAActctattttcaaaaaaaaaaaaaaaattaaatctgcTAGTTACTTGAAATCTGGGATTTGACAGAAACCACTATGGTTTGGGATCCGGCAGTTCTTGCAATTTTTGGGTGTGAAGAAGATAAAGAAGtgatgaagaatgaagatgaatGTGTATTTTTGTAATCATTTGGACTGAAATCACAGGgtgtgaagaagatgaagatgaagatagatCCGTCGGTAATGGAATTCATATGAGATTTGGtgaaagataaaaaataaaattaaaaatcatgtatttttgttttattttttaattaataagataAAGAACATTACATTTTTGTCCTTTTACCACCCATTCAATCCTAGCCGTTCGATTAAAGAATATTCCAAGATTCTTTAATCTAACGGTGCTTAAATgtggtgcaccggtggaccagaaAAAAaacttgcccaccctagtgggcacccatTTCAACTTATTCTATGCCCTATTATCATGATGTAGGAGATTCGAACATAATTATTTTTAgtcattttaaaaaagaaaaaataaacataattgCTTTTAGTGGAGGATACCCTGTAAGTAAAAATAAACTTTTCCGTGAGATTAAATCAATCAAAGAATAAAGTGTCTGAGAGGGTTGAAAATGTTGGTGGTTCATGAATCTTTTTTGCAATGATTGATAGCACAACCTTAACAAATGAACAATGGATGAATACAGAGTATTACTTATTTGCAAGTTCAATCTTAATTTTTACCGGAGCGATTGATTAATTTTAAGACTATTAACTATGTAAATACCTTAATTAATATCGAAAACAAAGTCTCTAATTGGTGGAAATTAAATTGATGAACTCTCTTACACTTTTCCTTCAAACTAAACAACACTATTGCCTTCATTTTCTTAGTAGGATTTTCTCTTTGGTTATttctcaccattcacacaacttTATTATTGTACCAACAAAGTttattgtaccaaaaaaaagataGTATAATTTGTTAGAGAGTACCAACAAATTTGTAGGAGTATAATTCTCATCAAGTCATCATTCACACAACTTTATTATTGTACCAACAAAGTTTTAATGGTAACCACGCTATTCAATCCATAAAACACATTTGTTGAGAGTGCAATTTCTAAACAAGTAGAGACACatgttaaagaaaaaaaaaactttaatatGATACATCCTCATCCTCTCATTCCTTTTCAGTCCTCAACTTAGAATGGTGAAGATAAAAAGAGAAGCTCCAACATCATAAGGACAATGACATCAAACATAGTGGCTCTTTGGAGTAAGCAACGAGGCACATGATAAGCTCAAGTGTAGGATCAATTAAGAAAAAATGCCAAATAAGCCCCATCATAATACCAATTTTGAAAATCCAACAAATAAAAAAGGCCTGATAAGCCCACTAGCCTACTTTggaagtaaaataaaaataggtaaCCGTTTCAAATTTTGACCCAAAAACTCTTGACCAAAAAATTATCCATTtcaaatcaacaacaaaataTGACCGTTACAGACGCTCCTCTTCCCATAAAatacaaagaaaacaaaaaagaaaaacaccaTTACCAGTTTACAACCACTGTTGCTTCTCTCGTTTCTTGTCTCTGATCTCTGTTGTCTCTCACAATCACCATGTACTCATCCATGAAACCGAATCGCAGGCCACCACTACCCAAATCACCAATCCGTCTCCGATCTTCCCGTCGCCCCCTTCGTTCCTCAGATTCCACCTCTCTACTTCAAACCCCAccaggttcttcttcttcttctctgctTTGATTCTctatattttgtatttttttcttgttttatgCTTACCCTTTTGCTTTCTGGATTCGAAAAACAGGATCGTTGACCAAATCTCAGAAACCGCTTCGATCCCCTGATCTCCGACCTGAATACCGCACAATTTCATACGAGCTTCGTGCCCTGGCGAAGATGGTTCATAACGAATTCGGAGATGCAGGTTCTGGTTCAGAAAACGTGGCTGTTGGTGTGAAGAAGAACCCTGATTCTCTGTTTGAGAGGGGGAGGTTCTATGATGAATACTCTGCTCGGAGGAACGAGAggctgaagaggaagaagggtgTGGCCGTGGAGGAAGGTAGCGTTGCTAACAAGGCTACTAAGGCCGCGTTTGGTTTAGGTGTTAATATGGAATCTGGAAAGAAGAGTAGTACTGCGAGGAAAATTGGGAGTCTGAGGAAATCTGTTTCTGCTGCTTACTCGATGGAGGTGAGTGAAACTCCGAGGTACATGCTCAGAAGCATGACCAAGGAGAATAAGAAACCTCCTCTGGCTGGGAAGTTTGAGAAATCTGTTGTTGGTGGGGAGAAGAAGATTGGAGCAAGAAGAGTGGGACGAATTTGAAATTAGTTGGTAGGGCTTTGTTTACATTTACTTGATTGAGAGAACTTGATTTAATTTGATGTTTGTGTTGAATCTTGTTCTCTGTTTTCTTGGTCTGTTAATTTTTACTCAAACCTGTGGAATGAACCTGAAGGAAGGTTTATGAATTGATATAGATAAATCTTTGTTCTTAGTTGATATGATTTGATGATTTGATTTATCTGCAACTAGagatttaatttgtttttttttactggGATTTGCCGCATTGCTTCAACTAACATGCATGATAGAAAAGGATACCATAAACTGTGGAAGAGGTAATGAAATCTATTGGTGAGATAAATACACTTAGTGCTCAGATGCTGCTTGCTTGGTTTGGGGTTTGGTTTAACGCGATTTCACATATTCAAGATATTAGACGGAGAAACTATAATTTGACACGTTGTGATGGGTTAGTACAAACTCAAACATGATTTCATAGTATTCAAGATATGAgacaaaaaaactaaaatttgaCACGTTGAATTTAACGTGGATCGAAGAAACATGATTTTATTACATCAAGTTAAGCGTGAAATTATATTAATGAAAGaaaattgataatttcactCTCAAAGGGCTAGTGGTGAAAGGTTAAGTAGTTTGTATGAGATTGTAGATTCAAAATAAAGAGGGGCAAGAAAGAGGGTAAAAATTGAGGCATAAAAAAGAAACCAAGTTTGGCACTGCGAGACTAAAGAGAAATAGGAGGAGGAGATAAAGTGAGAAATGTAATGTAATAAGCCACTAGTCTTAGTGATGAAAGGTTGAAGTAGTTTAGGGTGTTAAGCTGAGGGGGGGAAATTCAGGCATAAAAATCAAAGTTGTTAGCCAAAATGCAAAACAAAATTGTGCTCCCCATAGGAATTTGTAGAACTATGACTTGCAATCCATCTACCCACATGATAAACCCTAATGTAAATACAAAATAAGAAATGGGCAAAGAGGGGATAAAATGATCTTTAAcatttttagttttattttaggcttaattgcactattggtcccccaactttagccttcttgcgaaaatcgtctccaaactttaaaattagcaaaaatcaTCCCTGAGGTTTACACctggttgcaaaattggttttccgttacACTTCCGTGAGAAACTAACAGAATATTccgttaaaaatgaattaaaaaataaagaaaaaatattgagaaaaaaaaattaaaaaatagtgGAAGCTCTTCAGATCTTCACCTTCCTAGTAAGCAAGAGGGAGTGGAAGATTAGGGTTCATCACAGCTTCTCCTCTCCCCATCTCCTCTGCTGATCTTCTTCTGCCTCTCCTCTCTGTCCCTCAATcgtgttcatcttcttcttctcttctcttctccgttcctcttctcttctcgcGTTCATCTTCCTCCCACATCTTCTTCTTTATCTTCCGAAACCCAGCAACCCCAAATCGCGAAAAGAACCCAGATCCTTTGCCAATGGCGGTGCCTTTCTTGCGATCGGTTGCAGGTGATGGTGGGGTCGGGGTTCTTCAGAAACCTGATCTTCAGAAACGCGAGAGAGAGAAGCCGACGACGGAGATAGAGAGAGGGACAATGacggagatagagagagagggacggcgacggagatagagagagagagggacggTGGAGTCGGCTGGAACACGTGACGGCGTTCGAGGAGGTGGGGCGATGGAGACTCGGTGAGGACGATGCCATGGAGCGCTGGGGCGACCCTTGCGGCGACAATGGAGCTGGCTACGGCGATGGGAAGAGGGAAACGATGAAGACATCAGAACCAAGGTGACCGAGAGATGGTTATGACAGTTGGggtgttttctttcatcttcttctctgaTTGGTGTGATAGGGAAAATTGGGGGTTTTTAAGATGTGGCTTAATAGCATGGTGGTTTGGGTTCTGTGTGGTGCGTGATATTGGCgtttttgttcttcctttcatCTTTTCCTTCTGGTTATGGTGATTGGGGAATGGCTGTGGCGATTGACAGGGAGAAGAGGTGGTGTCTTCAGGTTGGAATTGTTTCAATGGTGAAGTGGGAGGTTCTGTTTTGAGTGTTGAAATGGGAGGTTCTGGTTTGGTGTGGTTGAGGAAATGGTTATTTGGAGATGGATTCATGAGGTGAAGAATAGTGGTTAGTCATGGCTATGGAAAGAATGATCAAATGGTGTTGGtgatggaagatgaagagaagctTGGTTTGTGTTATTTGGTTATTATTGAGGAAGAAGGACATGATGAAAGTTTAACCAAGCTTTGTAAGAGTAAGGAGCAGAAATTACAAAGGGATAAAAAGCCTCTTTAACATGATTGTGTTTGTTCATTTCATACATCTTCATGTAAATTTCATTGAATCTTGTTAAACATAATTATTTTGATTTAGAGCatgtagtttcaaaaaaaaaagttgagatAATTTTTATTTGTGGGATTTTCTgagttttgaatgaagatgatgaattgatgatgaagattgttgaagatgatgaaaactctatgaattttctgggtttttaattttttttacccaGAAAACGTTAGTTTCTCACGGAAGTGTAACGGAAAatcaattttgcaaccgggtgtaaacttcagggatggtttttgctaattttgaagtttggggacgattttcgcaagaaggctaaagttgggggaccaaaagtgcaattaagcctttattttaATACACCGAAACTTTCCATCCACCCGCATTAGGTCAAATTGTTCACAGAAGTTCCCTGGTGGATGGCTTTTGGGAGCCTAGCAGCCATTTAAAGTCACTCTGTTGTTATTACTTAGGTAGTGTTTGACCCAGCTTCTTTTTTACTCTTAAGTaaaagttgggccaaacacaatttttaatagggttaaatatgttttccgTCCCCGAACTTTCAGCGAGTGCTGGTTTCCGTCCCTCCCCGGAGTAAAAGCTGAAAAAGGTCCTTGAACACTATGAAAATAGCTGGCTTCCATCCCTGCCGGAGTGAGGGCTCCGGCCACCGTAGCCACATGTGCCGGTAAGCTGATGTGGCTcctccacgtcaattaatgagactgagtcactttttctttttttttttcgtttaaaaaaatcataattttataATCTCTAAATTAATCCCTAACAATCCTCATTATTATCCTAACCTAACCTAACCTAACCCATCTAATCCCAAATCCCACTAACTTAAAACCCCAAATTAGAATCTTATCCTCTTACGTTCTTCCTCAACACCGCTCACCATCGTTCCTACCGCTCACCATCGTTCCCACCGTCCAAGCATCGAACCTCAACATCACTCAACCCACTCTTCGCAATCGCTCTCTGGAAGTTGCTCTAATCACTCTCTGGCACTCCTTTGCACTCGGTCTCGTCATTTGCTTTGCAAGAACACAGGTTAGGGCTTTGAAACCtaacttcattttcttccatcGCGACTATATTTTGGGTAGATTAGTGTCTTCTATTTTTCATTGGTTATGTTTGTTGTTGGGGGTTATTTCAGTATTCGGATGTGGTGTGGGTTTTGGTTTGAACACATGTTAGGGTTTTTTGAGTAATCAGATGTGGTGTGGGTTTTGGTTTGAACACAGGTTAGGGTTATTTGAGTATTCTGATGTGGTGTGGGTTTTGGTTTAAACACAGGTTAGGGTTATTTGAGTATTGGGATGTGGTGTGGGTTTTGGGGATTTCACTTGTTTATATTTCTAATGGGTTATTTGGCTTTGATTTCAATATTGTATGTGTGTTTGGCTGTGGTTTCTAATGGGttatttggctttggtttctAACAGGATGACATTCAATTTGGTTGCTCATTATAAGGGGCTTTTTATGAGAGAGCCTTACAAGAACTACATGAACTACAAACGAGGCTGCATTGTCACGAAGCGTGGAATTGATCTTGATACTTGGAGCTACTTTGAATGTGTTGATGTTGTGAAGGACTTGGGGTATGCAAGTGGTAACTTCAAAATGTGGTGGAGGATACGAGAGGACATTCAGACTCATATCTTTAGACCTGTATTGTCTGATGATGATGCAATGCTACTAGGGACTTATGGAGTCAACGATAGGGTGGATGTTCATCTATTTGTTGAGCACGAAGGGGAAGAAAACCCAAGTTAGGAAAATGCTCCGAATGATGACCCAACAAGGCCTGCTCCTGCTCCAAATAAGCCTTTCAAGCATCCTGCTAAGGTGGCTACACATGCTCATCCTGCTAACGTGGCTACACATGCTAATCCTGCTAAGGTGGCCAAGAAGGCTACCCCAACAAAGAAGGTTTCCACCCAGTCTGTTAGGAGATCAAACATGATAATGTTCTATGGAGGTACATCTAAGAAGAACAAAGGCCCCCTTGAAACTGTTGTTTTGTCTAGTGATGAGGAAGGTAATGAGCCTATGGTgcagcagaaacagaaaaagCATATGGTGCAGAAGAAACAGAAAGAGCCTATGGTGCAGAAGAAGAATGATGTATCTCTGAGTAAGA
This is a stretch of genomic DNA from Lotus japonicus ecotype B-129 chromosome 1, LjGifu_v1.2. It encodes these proteins:
- the LOC130727890 gene encoding uncharacterized protein LOC130727890 — its product is MYSSMKPNRRPPLPKSPIRLRSSRRPLRSSDSTSLLQTPPGSLTKSQKPLRSPDLRPEYRTISYELRALAKMVHNEFGDAGSGSENVAVGVKKNPDSLFERGRFYDEYSARRNERLKRKKGVAVEEGSVANKATKAAFGLGVNMESGKKSSTARKIGSLRKSVSAAYSMEVSETPRYMLRSMTKENKKPPLAGKFEKSVVGGEKKIGARRVGRI